The following coding sequences lie in one Loxodonta africana isolate mLoxAfr1 chromosome X, mLoxAfr1.hap2, whole genome shotgun sequence genomic window:
- the AKAP17A gene encoding A-kinase anchor protein 17A, producing MAAATIVHDTSEAVELCPPHGLYLKPITKMTISVALPQLKQPGKSISNWEVMERLKGMVHSHQFSTLRIAKSTMDFIRFEGEVENKSLVKSFLACLDGKTIKLSGFSDILKVRAAEFKIDFPTRHDWDSFFRDAKDMNETLPGERPDTIHLEGLPCKWFALKESGSEKPSEEVLVRVFEKFGEVRNVDIPMLDPYREEMTGRNFHTFSFGGHLNFEAYVQYREYAGFIKAMSALRGMKLMFKGEDGKAVACNIKVSFDSTKHLSDASIKKRQLERQKLQELEQQREEQKRREKEAEEKQRAEERKQKELEELERERKREEKLRKREQRQRDRALRRSQKKLERLQAEEQRKLQDKIRSEERKLLLAQRNLQSIRLIAELLSRAKAVKLQEAERQDERRRLQAQEERRRLQEAELRRVEEEKERALGLQRKERALRERLLSILLSRQGDVAPRAQDELATAHADLLRPVLDMLQSVSVSCAGAAPPKEASARPDAVPHPGDVNGSAAEEAPGADVTNSRAAPAAGSPEKGCPGVLACIPDNTQQPKGAPASSQNSPKRDVRSEQDKCNRAPSAGRGRASRDRGSEGQHRARSRARRAGSAKDARQRAGRRPHSRRSPRDQSSTRRGGSADHARSRRSRSRERSSRRERSRGRRSSGSRKRSRRRSGRSRSRSASRHRSTWNR from the exons ATGGCAGCGGCTACCATTGTGCACGACACGTCTGAGGCGGTGGAGCTGTGCCCCCCGCACGGCCTGTACCTCAAGCCCATCACAAAGATGACCATCAGCGTGGCCCTGCCGCAGCTGAAGCAGCCGGGGAAGTCCATCTCCAACTGGGAGGTGATGGAGCGGCTCAAGGGCATGGTGCACAGCCACCAGTTCTCCACGCTACGCATTGCCAAGAGCACCATGGACTTCATCCGCTTCGAGGGCGAGGTGGAGAATAAGAGCCTGGTGAAGTCCTTCCTCGCTTGCCTGGACGGCAAGACCATCAAGCTTAGCGGCTTCTCTGACATCCTGAAGGTGCGTGCCGCCGAGTTCAAGATCGACTTCCCCACGCGCCATGACTGGGACTCCTTCTTCCGTGACGCGAAGGACATGAATGAGACCTTGCCGGGCGAGAGGCCGGACACCATCCACCTGGAGGGGCTGCCATGCAAGTGGTTTGCCCTGAAGGAGTCAGGCTCGGAGAAGCCCAGTGAGGAGGTGCTTGTCAGGGTGTTTGAGAAGTTTGGGGAGGTGCGCAACGTGGACATCCCCATGCTGGACCCCTACCGGGAGGAGATGACGGGCCGCAACTTCCACACATTCAGCTTCGGGGGGCACCTGAACTTCGAAGCCTACGTCCAGTACCGCGAGTATGCGGGCTTCATCAAGGCCATGAGCGCCCTGCGCGGCATGAAGCTCATGTTCAAGGGCGAGGACGGCAAGGCTGTGGCCTGCAACATCAAG GTTTCTTTTGACTCGACCAAACACCTGAGTGATGCCTCAATTAAGAAGCGGCAGCTGGAGAGACAGAAGCTTCAGGAGCTGGAGCAGCAGAGAGAAGAGCAGAAACGCAGAGAGAAAGAGGCTGAGGAGAAGCAGAGAGCGGAGGAAAG GAAGCAGAAGGAGCTGGAGGAGCTGGAGCGAGAGCGGAAGAGGGAGGAGAAGCTCCGCAAACGAGAGCAGAGACAGCGGGACCGCGCGCTTCGCCGCAGCCAGAAGAAGCTCGAGCGGCTGCAGGCTGAGGAGCAGAGGAAGCTGCAGGACAAGATCAGGTCGGAGGAGAGGAAGCTGCTGCTGGCTCAGAGGAACCTCCAATCCATCCGACTGATTGCCGAGCTGCTCAGCAGGGCCAAG GCCGTGAAGCTGCAGGAGGCTGAGCGACAGGACGAGCGGAGGCGACTGCAGGCGCAGGAGGAGCGGAGGCGGCTGCAGGAGGCGGAGCTGCGGCGcgtggaggaggagaaggagcgtGCGCTGGGGCTGCAGCGCAAGGAGCGCGCCCTGCGGGAGCGTCTTCTCAGCATCTTACTCAGCCGCCAGGGAGACGTGGCACCGCGCGCGCAGGACGAGCTGGCCACGGCGCACGCTGACCTGCTGCGGCCTGTGCTGGACATGTTGCAGAGCGTGTCCGTCAGCTGTGCGGGCGCTGCCCCTCCCAAGGAGGCCTCTGCGCGCCCAGATGCTGTGCCCCATCCCGGAGATGTGAATGGGAGTGCGGCCGAGGAGGCACCTGGCGCGGATGTCACGAACTCCCGCGCGGCCCCAGCTGCAGGCTCGCCCGAGAAGGGGTGTCCCGGAGTCTTGGCTTGCATCCCCGACAACACTCAGCAGCCCAAAGGTGCGCCCGCCAGCAGCCAGAACTCGCCCAAGAGGGATGTCCGCTCCGAGCAGGACAAGTGCAACCGTGCACCCAGCGCGGGCCGGGGCCGCGCCAGCCGGGACCGTGGTTCTGAAGGCCAGCACCGGGCGCGCAGCCGGGCGCGCAGGGCGGGCAGCGCAAAAGACGCGCGGCAGCGGGCGGGCCGGCGGCCTCACAGCAGGCGCTCTCCACGGGACCAGAGTTCAACCCGGCGCGGTGGCAGCGCGGACCATGCGCGTTCGCGGCGCTCTCGGTCTAGGGAGCGGTCCAGCCGCAGGGAGCGCAGCCGTGGCCGCAGGAGCAGCGGCAGCCGCAAGCGCAGCCGCCGTCGCAGTGGGCGCTCGCGCTCGCGCTCCGCCAGCCGGCACCGGAGCACCTGGAACAGGTAA
- the LOC135228857 gene encoding nascent polypeptide-associated complex subunit alpha, muscle-specific form-like: protein MQGVAVSPVQPQGTPLLLPEPPRQGLSRLKRHWGKSVVPDGGPACGLNDLLKPEDHPPKPKSESEQSRGFPVAPSTPHPSPQNRADPSTLAASSSRGNSELPRTPAAPRAPGCPASPPCPRPLPRGTPGLRPRTPTSLSGHPVTPSPVVLVTPPPGAPASPPPPGPRYPSPGPTRGQHGGRRVGRAERALTGAGLRLVPGRRRRRSSSRPRRPGSAASPPGAATDRRRGPDATRRRRPTPL, encoded by the exons ATGCAGGGGGTGGCGGTCAGCCCTGTCCAGCCCCAGGGGACACCCCTACTGCTCCCAGAGCCCCCGAGGCAGGGTCTGAGCAGGCTGAAGAGGCACTGGGGCAAATCGGTGGTGCCAGACGGGGGCCCAGCCTGTGGACTCAATGACCTCCTCAAGCCTGAAGAccaccccccaaaaccaaaatcaGAATCTGAGCAGTCGCGTGGCTTCCCTG TTGCCCCCAGTACCCCA CACCCGTCGCCTCAGAACCGGGCAGACCCCAGTACCCTGGCGGCCTCCAGTAGCCGTGGTAACTCCGAGTTGCCCCG GACCCCAGCAGCCCCAAGGGCCCCCGGCTGCCCCGCGTCGCCCCCGTGCCCCCGGCCCCTCCCCCGGGGCACTCCTGGTCTTCGCCCCCGCACCCCGACTTCCCTCAGCGGTCACCCCGTCACCCCGAGCCCCGTCGTCCTGGTAACCCCGCCGCCCGGCGCCCCGGCCTCGCCCCCTCCCCCCGGGCCCCGCTACCCCTCCCCCGGCCCGACCCGCGGACAGCACGGCGGTCGCCGGGTGGGCCGGGCCGAGCGGGCGCTCACCGGCGCGGGGCTCCGCCTCGTCCCAGGCCGCCGCCGACGCCGGAGCTCCTCGCGTCCCCGACGCCCCGGCAGCGCGGCCTCCCCGCCCGGCGCCGCTACCGACCGCCGGAGGGGCCCTGACGCcacccgccgccgccgcccgacGCCCCTGTGA